The Nitrosospira multiformis ATCC 25196 region TTGTGGGAGACCTGACCGGTTTCGCCGCCGCCACTTATTTACGGGGTGTGCCGTTCATTCAGGTACCCACCACACTTCTGGCGCAAGTCGATTCTTCAGTTGGCGGTAAGACCGGAATCAACCATCCGCTGGGTAAAAACATGATTGGAGCGTTTTATCAACCCCAGGCGGTCGTGGCGGATACGTCCACACTCGATACGTTGCCCGATAGAGAACTGCGTGCCGGTATAGCGGAGGTCATCAAATATGGCCTTATTCGCGATCCGGCATTCTTCGACTGGATTGAATCTCATATTGAACTCCTGTTGCGGCGTGATAATTCGATTCTGACCGACGCAATAAAAAGGAGTTGCCAGCATAAGGCAGAAGTTGTGGAAGAAGACGAGCGCGAGAGCGGCATGCGTGCCTTGCTGAACCTTGGACACACTTTTGGCCATGCAATCGAGAATGCAATGGGGTACGGCAACTGGCTTCACGGGGAAGCAGTGGCTGCAGGAACGATGCTGGCAGCCGAGGTGTCACGACGTATGGGCATGATAGGCGAGGAGGATGTGGATCGGGTCCGAAATCTCTATGTGAAGACCGGGCTGCCGGTGATTGCCCCGAATCTCGGTCCGGAAAAATATTTGCATCTGATGGGACTGGACAAGAAAGTACAAGGCGGGAAAATGCGTTTCATACTGCTCGAGAATATCGGTCGGGCGACGGTGCACGCGGACGTGCCGGCTGCGATACTGACCGAAGTTCTGACGGAATGCACGGCTGATGCATGAGCTGGCGGCCTACGCGGTATCAACTGCCAACTCCCGGGGGCGCCGCATTGCGGAAGAAGCCTCTCCCGGTCGCACGCCTTTTCAGCGCGATCGCGATCGCATCATTCATTCCACCGCTTTTCGCAGGCTTGAGTACAAGACCCAGGTTTTCGTCAATCATGAAGGGGATTTGTTCCGCACACGCCTGACGCACAGTCTCGAAGTGGCCCAGATCGGCCGCTCCGTAGCCCGGAATTTGCGCCTGAATGAGGACCTGGTTGAGGCTATCGCGCTGGCGCATGATCTCGGCCATACCGCCTTCGGTCATGCCGGGCAGGACGCGCTGAACGAGTGCATGAAGGAATATGGCGGCTTTGAGCATAATCTCCAATCCCTGCGGGTGGTGGATGTGCTGGAAGAGCACTATGGCGCATTCGACGGGTTGAATCTGTGCTTTGAAACCCGCGAAGGTATTCTCAAGCATTGTTCGAAGAAAAATGCGCTGGAGCTGGGGGACGTTGGTGAGCGCTTCCTCACGAATCGTCGGCCTTCGCTGGAAGCGCAAGTGGCCAATCTCGCTGACGAGATCGCTTACAACAATCACGACGTGGACGACGGCTTGAGATCCGGTCTCGTCACGCAGCAGCAACTTGAGGGAGTCGGCATATTTGCGCGTCATCTGGCAATGGCCAGACAGCAATACCCGAAAATCTCCGGAAGGCGGCTGGTCCATGAAACCGTGCGGCGCATGATCAATACGCTGGCGGGAGATTTGATCAGACAAAGCGCAGTGAATATCGCGCAGGCCAGCCCGGTCACACTGGACGAAATCCGGGCCGCTCCCCCGCTGATCGGATTCAGCAGGGAAATTGCCCAGGAGCAGCAGGAGCTCAAAAAGTTTCTGCGGGAGCATCTTTACCGCCACTACAAGGTATCGCGCATGAGTGCAAAGGCACGGTACATCATCCGCCAGCTCTTTGACGCGTTCAATTCCGATATCCGTTTGTTGCCTCCGGAATTCCAGTCCAGGTATCAGCAGGACAAACATCAGGCTATCGCCGACTATATCGCAGGCATGACGGACCGGTATGCCATTCGTGAATACCGGCGTCTCTTCGTTGTTGAGGAAAGCTGACAGATCATTCCCATTGCTGATCTTTTCGCGAATGGCGTGTGCCTCGTTGGCCATTCATGGTAAGATGAAAGGTTGAAGGGAGCCTAACGGTTCCGGGGACTTGGCAGTTCCAAGACATACATTTCCACGGGTAGCTCTACGGGTAGTTTGAGCATCCGGCTTTTACTGATCGGCTTTACTGATTTTTGCGATTGATTGGGTCTGAATGACAAGATTGAAGAACGATACCCTGCTCAGGGCCCTGCTGAGGCAACCTACTGAATACACGCCGGTTTGGCTCATGCGGCAGGCAGGACGTTATCTCTCCGAATATAATCAGACGAGGGCTCGTGCGGGCAATTTTCTCGCGCTCTGCAAGAATCCCGACTTCGCCACCGAAGTTACGATGCAGCCTCTAGCCCGATTTCCTTTGGATGCTGCCATACTGTTTTCGGATATTCTGACGATTCCTGATGCGATGGGATTGGGATTATATTTTGCGGAAGGAGAGGGTCCCAGGTTCGAGCGCCCCTTGCGCGAAGAGTGGGAGATCCGGGCCCTTACCGTCCCGGATCCTGCTGTTCATTTGCGCTATGTCATGGACGCGGTTTCACAGATACGCAAGACTCTGGATAATCGGGTTCCGCTGATCGGATTCTCCGGCAGTCCGTTTACGCTTGCCTGCTATATGGTGGAAGGAGCCGGCGGGACTGATTTCCGGCAAATAAAAACCATGCTGTACCGCCGTCCTGATCTGTTGCATCATATTCTCGATATCAATGCGCAGGCTGTCACCGCTTATCTGAACGCTCAAATCGAGTCCGGCGCGCAGGCAGTAATGATTTTTGATACCTGGGGTGGCGCCCTTTCCCATGCCGCTTATCAGCAGTTTTCGCTGCGCTACATGACCCAGGTGCTGGCCGGGTTGAGGCGGTATCAGGGGGCTGAGCGTATTCCGAGCATTGTTTTCACCAAGGGCGGGGGGCTATGGCTCGAGAGTATCGCGGACAGCGGGTGTGATGCAGTGGGACTGGACTGGACGGTTAATATCGGAGACGCCCGGCGACGTGTGGGCCACAAAGTGGCCTTGCAGGGCAACCTGGATCCTGCCGTACTATTCGCCGAGCCGGGGGTAATTGCTGCCGAGGTGGAGCAGATCCTTGCGAGTTTTGGCGAAGGCAGTGGGCACATCTTCAACCTGGGACATGGCATATCGCAGTTTACGCCGCCCGAAAATGCGCTTACGCTGGTCGAGGCGGTTCACAGCCTCAGCCGCAGATTTCATCGTGCGGATGCAGAGGGAAACAACAGTTTCGGCAGCTAGCGGATAAACAGAATTTTTCACCTCGAATCTACATGATATTTTGATATTTCTGCAGGTCTGATTGTTTGGAACTCTTCACGTGCGCATACTTATTATTGAAGATGATCGGGCAATAGCCAGTAATCTGTACGACTTTCTCGAAGCTCGCGGGCACAGTGTCGATGCCGCCGCTGATGGGATTACAGGGCTGCATCTTGCGGTTACCCAGCAGTTTGATGGCATTTTGCTGGATCTGGGATTGCCGGGTGCGGATGGTATAACACTATGCCGGAAGCTTCGTCAGGAAGCGCATCTCGATACCCCGGTCCTGATGCTGACAGCGCGCGACACGCTGGAAGACAAGCTGAAAGGTTTCGATTGCGGGGCGGATGACTACCTGGTCAAACCCTTCGCCTTGAAAGAAGTTGAAGCGCGGCTGGTTGCCATGCACAAACGTCGCAAGGGCAAGGTAACCAGTCGAACCCTGGAAACCGAGGATCTTTCCTTCGATCCGAAAACTCTCACAATCCGCTTCGCGGGCGCGAACGTCAAATTGCCGCCGAAATGCATCGGCTTGCTTGCAGTCATCATGAGCGAGCCTGGCCGCGTTTTCAGTCGCAGGGAGCTCGAATCGGAAGTATGGGGGGATGTGCAGGAAACCAGCGATACTCTCCGCAGTCACATGCACGAGCTTCGCCGCGCACTGACGCGCGCTGGGGGCTATGATCCAATCGAAACCGTTCACGGTCTCGGCTATCGGCTTTCCACGCGTGCCCGTAATTAGGCGTGGGCTTCGCCTTCGTGTTGCACTTGCGTTTGCGATATTCTGTATTGTTGTTGTCGGAACGCTGGGTGTCAGTCTGTATATCGCTTCCGATGACATCGAAGAAGCTCATATCGAGCAGATCATCGAAACCGAGATGGATTATCTGCTCCAGCGCTATCGCGAGCATGTGGACTTCGTGCCGCAGGAAGGTTCCAATCTCGAAAAATACATCATCCACGATCCCTCCGAAGAATCTCGCCTTCCTTCCTATCTGCAGGGACTGAGTTATAGGCGGCACAAGGTTTTTCGCGGACCGGAGGAAGTGCGGGTCGCGGTCCATCACGTGGACGGGGTCAAGTTTCTTGTCGCCTATGAAATAGGCCTGCACGAAGCGCGGCAACGGGAATTGAAACTGCTCATCGTCCTGTCGCTCATTTCCGTCGTGGGTGTCGCTGTCGTGGTGGGATATCTGCTGGCCGGAGTGCTGGTCAAGCAGGTGACTGATCTCGCCGAGCAGGTGAGGCATCTCGCGCCGGGTGACATTCAGGGGGAAACGCTTACCCAGCCTGGGCAGGATGAGGAGGTGGCGCAGCTCGCTCGCGCGCTGGATGACTATCAAAGCCGTATAACCCGCATGCTGCGCAGGGAACAGGAGTTTACCGCCAATATAAGCCACGAGCTGCGCACTCCGATTACAACTATCCTGACAAGCTGTGAACTGCTGGTCGCGGAACCGAATCTGTCGGAAAGAGCGCGCATGCGCATCGGCATGATCGAAAGTGCCGCAACCCGCATGGGCGAGCAGTTGCAAGCCCTGTTATTTCTTGCGCGCGAGCAGTCGCTCGGGGTAATGGAACCCGTGGATCTGGCCGAGTGTGTCTACGATGCGGCAGAATCGATATGCGGGGAGATCTATCGAAAGCATCTTACATTCGAAGTCACGGTGGAACCGAAAGCCATGCTGACGCTGAATCGGCAAGCGATTCACACGGCTCTTGTGAATCTGCTGCGCAATGCGGTGCAATATACCAATAGCGGTTTCATACGGGTAAATTTCAAAGGCAATCGTCTTTCCATTTCCGATTCCGGTATAGGTATTGAGCCTTCCTATCTGCCCCTCCTGTATGAACGCTTCTTCCGCGGTTCCACCCAGGGTGAAGGTCTGGGCATAGGGCTTGCCATCGTAAAGCGCATCTGCGACTACTATGGATGGAGCATAGAAGTCGAAAGCATGCCCGGACAAGGCGCGACCTTCCATATTGTGTTTCCCTGACCCTCGTTTTTCCTGGAGAAAGTCATTTCCCTGCAGGTTTCCCTGACTGCGCCGACATAGCGGAAGCTCTACAGTTGCCGCTATTCGATCTTCTGCAAAATCCGCGCTTTGCGGACTATTTCCATCAATTTCTCCTTCCTGAAGACGCCACTTCTTAGTGAGCGGATCGCCGGGATGCCTGTCTCATCCTTTAAGGGTGCTTGTTTAAACTCTGTTTATCGAGGTATTTATCTTCACGAATTCTTCACAGGGCGTGTGTTAATTTGATGGGTGAGTAAATACCTGAGTAAATTCCTCTGTTATTTTAAGTTAATGAATCGAGTTTATTTTAGTTAAAGGGAATCCTATCAACAGGTCAGAAGGCGTCACGAAGAAGAGGAGTAAAAATTATGCCAGCAGCAATAGACAAAGATGAAAATATTCAGAAAGAGGGAAAGAGGATCGAGTTGGTGAAGGATTCTCCAAAACAGTTTGCAGCTTCCGGTGCCGCCGCGGTAAGCGCACAGCCTAACTCGGATAAACTGGCGGATGTCAGTCCTCTGCACGCGGAGCGGACTGTAGCCCAAGCGCAGGAAGCCTCCGTTTCTTCCTTCAATGAAGAGGAAGTGATCCATGACCTGCAGCACTATCTGCCCTCGCAGGCTCCGCTGAAAGACTTTATTCATCATAATACATTACACGCATTCCAGAACTATCCCTTCCATGAGGGAACGCGTCGCGCAAAAAAAATATTCGGATATTTTCCCTCTCTTCAACTTCGTGAATATAGAGACCTGTACGAAGCCGGGCGTATCCGCAAGGATATTCTTGAGCGAGTTATCTCCGAGCAGAAGGGCGCGCAGCATCTGGAGGATTGGATGCAGCGGCTGCTTGAGAAGGAATATGACGATTCCGTTTCCCCACGAATAGGCAAACTGAGGGCGAACTGGAAGCGCCATTATCCTATTGACCTGGACCTGATGGTTCATCCGCTTCTGTTCAGAATCCTGTGCAGCTACCTCGATCAGGGAATTTCAATATGGGGTTTCCCCATAGGGCACAAGGGTTTTCTTGCGGCCTTGAAGGAAATGGAAGAAAAAAGCTTTGCCAGTTTCTTCAAGACGAAGAGAGCTAAAAAGCTTTTGGTGTCTGGAAACTGCAAGATGGCGGATCTGCTGAAGCTCCTGGTGGGGGATGAAACCCTCTATGCGCAGTATCTGTTTGACCAGCAGTTCGCGCACCCGGGTTGGTCGGGCATGGTAGCTTCCGTCGAGGCCCAGCCTGCCTCTCTCCTGAACCCGAAGAACATTACCGTTCATGACCTGGTTGTCTTCGAGCTTTTGCTTGAGATTGACGCGCTCGATTCCTATTTCGGAGAAAGTTGGGAGCCCATTGCCCACATTCTGGAAGAGCGGCCGGAACCTTTGTTCGCCGATGTGCCCGAGACTGAGGTCGATACGGTTTTCTCCCTTTGGCACGATGCTTTTGAGTGGACGTACTATGACCAGGTGTTGACTGGAATCGCTTTGCAGGACAAGACCTGGGAAAGAAAGATCGAAAACAGAAGTTTCCAGACGTACTTCTGTATCGATGACCGGTTGACATCGTTCCGCCGTTACCTCGAGCAGCTGGATCCGGATTGCGAAACGTTCACCACCGCCGGATTTTTTAACGTCGAACTGTATTATCAACCCGAGAACGGCAAGTTTTACACGAAATGCTGTCCCGCGCCGGTTTTCCCCAAATTCCTCGTCAAGGAAATCGGTAACAAGCAGAAGATAAAGAAGGAGGTACATTTTTCCAAGCTCACGCATTCGCTTTTCCAGGGCTGGTTTATCTCCCAAACGATCGGATTCGTGTCGGCCCTGAGGCTAGCCTTGAATGTGTTCAAGCCGGGCTCGATGCCCGCCGGAGCCTCCTCTTATACCCATGTGGACAAGAACGCGACGCTCACCATCGAAAACAAGGACCCGAACGACAAGGAAAACGGTTTGCAGATCGGGTTTACGATTGACGAGATGGTCCAGCGCGTTCAGGGTGTCCTGACCAGTACGGGCTTAAACGGGGTAGATAAAACCTTTGCTCCCATCGTTTACATGATTGGCCACGGCGCATCCAGCGTAAACAACCCTCACTATACCGCCTATGACTGTGGCGCATGCGGGGGCCGCCCGGGATCGGTGAATGCCAGGACATTCTGTTACATGGCCAACCATCCCAAGGTAAGGGAAGCGCTCAAGGAGCGGGGCATCATTATTCCGCCCACTACCCAGTTCCTCCCGGGTCTGCACGACACCACGCGTGACGAAGTCGCCTTCTTCGATGAAGAGATTCTCTCCGAGGAAAACGCTGGAAAACACAGGAGGAATACGCTGGTCATCAATGAAGCGCTCGATCTTCACGCGAAGGAGCGGTCCAGAAGGTTGGTATCCATTGATACCAAAATGAGTCCCAAGGAGATTCATGAGGAAATTCGGAGGAGATCGGTTTCGTTGTTCGAACCCCGGCCGGAGCTCAATCATGCGACTAATGCGGTAAGTATTATCGGCAGACGGAGCATTACGGAAAACCTCTTCCTGGACAGGCGGGCGTCCACGAGCACCTATGACTACCGCACTGATCCTGAAGGTAAGTTCCTCACCATGTCCATGGGTCCCATTGCGTTGGTTATGGGCGGTATCGACCTCGAGTATTTTTTCTCCCGGACCGACAATCACAAAATGGGTGCCGGAACGAAACTGCCGCACAACGTCATGGGTCTGATCGGGGTGGCTAACGGCGCGGATGGCGATTTGAGGACAGGGCTTCCCAGCCAGATGATCGAGATCCACGATCCGGTCCGTCTCCTGGTCATCATCGAACACTATCCCGATGTGGCATTGAAGGTGATCAAGTCGCAGACGGCAAACTATTCGTTTTATGAAAACTACTGGGTGCATTGTTTGGCGCTGCATCCGGACACCGGTGAGCTTTGGCTGTACAAGGACGGTAGTTTCTCGAAGATTTACAAGCCGCTGTTAAACGATCTGGAAACCGTATCGGATCTGAGCGCACTGATGGAACGGGCTAAGAAAGCGGAATCCATCGAAACCCTGGATGCGGTTCAAGAGAATTTACCTGTCTACTTTATCGAGAAGAAGGAGAGAGTGAAAAAATGACGATGCCGCTGCTAACCTCGCTGCTTGGGTTATTCATAATCATCCCGCTGATCGGGTTTGGGCTCACCATGCTCGTGCCGAAAAAGAATGAGGATGCCATTTCCTGGATAGCCTACTCCACTGTCGGTTCGCACATGGTTTTGGCCTGGATATTCCTGGTCCTCTGGCTCTTCAGCGGCTACCCGACGCTCGAGACAATTGAGCTTATCCTGTATAACACGGAAAGTTACAAGTTTTTCATTTCATTCTATTTCGACAAAATTACCGCGGTTTATCTGTTCGTCGGTTCTTTCCTCTGCTTTCTGGTTACCGTCTACTCCAGATGGTACCTTCATCGCGAAAGGGGCTATAAGCGGTTTTTCAACACCATCCTGTTCTTTTTCATCGGCTACAACATCATCATTTTCTCCGGTAATTTCGAGACGCTCTTTATCGGTTGGGAAGTTCTGGGAATCACGTCCTTCCTCCTGATCGGGTTCTACAGGGAGCGGTATCTGCCGGTAAAAAATGCGCTCAAGGTATTCACGGTGTTTCGCGTGGCGGATATGGGTTTGATTCTGGTCATCTGGATGAGCCATCATCTGTGGCACGAAAACATCACGTTCTCCAAGCTCATGCATCCGGAACTGGTTGCACAGACTCTTGAGGGCAACACGACACTGGGGATTTTGATCGGATTGATGCTCCTGCTGGCGGCCGCCGTGAAATCGGGTCAACTCCCGTTTTCTTCCTGGGTGCCCAGAGCAATGGAAGGCCCGACCCCGTCGAGTGCAATCTTTTACGGATCGCTCTCGGTTCACTTGGGCGTCTTTCTTTTGCTGAGAACGTTCCCATTCTGGGAAAATCAGATCGTTGTGGTAGCGCCTGTGATTCTTCTTGGCGTAGGGACTGCCGTAGTCGCGACCCTTATTTCACGCGTACAGTCCTCGATCAAGACGCAGATCGCCTACTCTTCGGTGGCGCAGATCGGCATCATTTTCGTGGAAGTGGCGTTAGGGTTTTATGATCTTGCCTTGATCCATTTGGCAGGAAATGCATTCTTGCGGACGTATCAGCTTCTGGTCTCGCCATCGGCCGTGACCTTCCTGCTTCGCGATCAGTTCTACAACTTTGTTCCAAGGGAATACATCGACAAGCATTCCACATCCAAGCAAATCGAGTATGCGGCCTATATGCTGAGCGTGAAGGAGTTCAACCTCGATTCGTTCATGTATTTCTTCTTCTGGGATCCCGTGAAATGGATCGGCCGGAAGCTGAACCTGGTGTTATCCGGAACGGGTGGTTTCATTATCGCCACCACACTTTTCCTCGTCGGCCTCGCCTGCCTCTACTACGAGCAGTCTTTACCGGTCGGTGTCCAGCAATTCCTGCCGACGCTATTTGCCTTCATCGCCCTGATCGTCGTGCTGAAGTCTTTCTCGGAAAGAATGAGTCCCCAGTTGAGCTGGTACTTCGTCATCATGAATCATCTCTGGGTCGCACTCGCCATCTCGTTTTATGACGAAGTGACGACCCGGGAGATTGTCATTTATATAAGTGGCATCCTCCTTTCAGGCCTTGTGGGATACGCTTGTCTGGCACAACTGAAGTCACTTGAGCCGAAGGTGGATTTGAAGGAACCTCAGGGTCAGGGTCATGTCTATGAATATCCTACACAGGCTTTCATTTTCCTGCTTGCGTGTCTGGGCCTGATGGGTTTTCCTATTACGCCATCGTTCCTGGGGATAGATCTGATCTTCACCCACATTCACACAGACCAGATCGTATTTGCATTCATTCTCGCACTGAGTTTCATCATCGTCGGTCTCTCCTTGGTGAGAATATATTCGCGGGTTTATCTTGGACCTCATGTTAAAACTTACCATGCCGTCCCCTTCAAAAACTCGTGATCATGAAACCATGATGAAAGTGGGAATGGATAGACAGATGTGATGACGAAATGAAAGGCGCCGGCTTGAACCCCAGGAAAT contains the following coding sequences:
- the aroB gene encoding 3-dehydroquinate synthase; amino-acid sequence: METVTVNLVSTPAQRGYPIHIGANILTQPELILDYLDQKRVAIVTNTTVGPLYLEKFRADLSVHGMVSVPIVLPDGEEYKNWETLNLIFDALLTHRCERNTPLIALGGGVVGDLTGFAAATYLRGVPFIQVPTTLLAQVDSSVGGKTGINHPLGKNMIGAFYQPQAVVADTSTLDTLPDRELRAGIAEVIKYGLIRDPAFFDWIESHIELLLRRDNSILTDAIKRSCQHKAEVVEEDERESGMRALLNLGHTFGHAIENAMGYGNWLHGEAVAAGTMLAAEVSRRMGMIGEEDVDRVRNLYVKTGLPVIAPNLGPEKYLHLMGLDKKVQGGKMRFILLENIGRATVHADVPAAILTEVLTECTADA
- a CDS encoding deoxyguanosinetriphosphate triphosphohydrolase; amino-acid sequence: MHELAAYAVSTANSRGRRIAEEASPGRTPFQRDRDRIIHSTAFRRLEYKTQVFVNHEGDLFRTRLTHSLEVAQIGRSVARNLRLNEDLVEAIALAHDLGHTAFGHAGQDALNECMKEYGGFEHNLQSLRVVDVLEEHYGAFDGLNLCFETREGILKHCSKKNALELGDVGERFLTNRRPSLEAQVANLADEIAYNNHDVDDGLRSGLVTQQQLEGVGIFARHLAMARQQYPKISGRRLVHETVRRMINTLAGDLIRQSAVNIAQASPVTLDEIRAAPPLIGFSREIAQEQQELKKFLREHLYRHYKVSRMSAKARYIIRQLFDAFNSDIRLLPPEFQSRYQQDKHQAIADYIAGMTDRYAIREYRRLFVVEES
- the hemE gene encoding uroporphyrinogen decarboxylase — its product is MTRLKNDTLLRALLRQPTEYTPVWLMRQAGRYLSEYNQTRARAGNFLALCKNPDFATEVTMQPLARFPLDAAILFSDILTIPDAMGLGLYFAEGEGPRFERPLREEWEIRALTVPDPAVHLRYVMDAVSQIRKTLDNRVPLIGFSGSPFTLACYMVEGAGGTDFRQIKTMLYRRPDLLHHILDINAQAVTAYLNAQIESGAQAVMIFDTWGGALSHAAYQQFSLRYMTQVLAGLRRYQGAERIPSIVFTKGGGLWLESIADSGCDAVGLDWTVNIGDARRRVGHKVALQGNLDPAVLFAEPGVIAAEVEQILASFGEGSGHIFNLGHGISQFTPPENALTLVEAVHSLSRRFHRADAEGNNSFGS
- a CDS encoding response regulator transcription factor, producing MRILIIEDDRAIASNLYDFLEARGHSVDAAADGITGLHLAVTQQFDGILLDLGLPGADGITLCRKLRQEAHLDTPVLMLTARDTLEDKLKGFDCGADDYLVKPFALKEVEARLVAMHKRRKGKVTSRTLETEDLSFDPKTLTIRFAGANVKLPPKCIGLLAVIMSEPGRVFSRRELESEVWGDVQETSDTLRSHMHELRRALTRAGGYDPIETVHGLGYRLSTRARN
- a CDS encoding sensor histidine kinase, encoding MPVIRRGLRLRVALAFAIFCIVVVGTLGVSLYIASDDIEEAHIEQIIETEMDYLLQRYREHVDFVPQEGSNLEKYIIHDPSEESRLPSYLQGLSYRRHKVFRGPEEVRVAVHHVDGVKFLVAYEIGLHEARQRELKLLIVLSLISVVGVAVVVGYLLAGVLVKQVTDLAEQVRHLAPGDIQGETLTQPGQDEEVAQLARALDDYQSRITRMLRREQEFTANISHELRTPITTILTSCELLVAEPNLSERARMRIGMIESAATRMGEQLQALLFLAREQSLGVMEPVDLAECVYDAAESICGEIYRKHLTFEVTVEPKAMLTLNRQAIHTALVNLLRNAVQYTNSGFIRVNFKGNRLSISDSGIGIEPSYLPLLYERFFRGSTQGEGLGIGLAIVKRICDYYGWSIEVESMPGQGATFHIVFP
- a CDS encoding YbcC family protein, producing the protein MPAAIDKDENIQKEGKRIELVKDSPKQFAASGAAAVSAQPNSDKLADVSPLHAERTVAQAQEASVSSFNEEEVIHDLQHYLPSQAPLKDFIHHNTLHAFQNYPFHEGTRRAKKIFGYFPSLQLREYRDLYEAGRIRKDILERVISEQKGAQHLEDWMQRLLEKEYDDSVSPRIGKLRANWKRHYPIDLDLMVHPLLFRILCSYLDQGISIWGFPIGHKGFLAALKEMEEKSFASFFKTKRAKKLLVSGNCKMADLLKLLVGDETLYAQYLFDQQFAHPGWSGMVASVEAQPASLLNPKNITVHDLVVFELLLEIDALDSYFGESWEPIAHILEERPEPLFADVPETEVDTVFSLWHDAFEWTYYDQVLTGIALQDKTWERKIENRSFQTYFCIDDRLTSFRRYLEQLDPDCETFTTAGFFNVELYYQPENGKFYTKCCPAPVFPKFLVKEIGNKQKIKKEVHFSKLTHSLFQGWFISQTIGFVSALRLALNVFKPGSMPAGASSYTHVDKNATLTIENKDPNDKENGLQIGFTIDEMVQRVQGVLTSTGLNGVDKTFAPIVYMIGHGASSVNNPHYTAYDCGACGGRPGSVNARTFCYMANHPKVREALKERGIIIPPTTQFLPGLHDTTRDEVAFFDEEILSEENAGKHRRNTLVINEALDLHAKERSRRLVSIDTKMSPKEIHEEIRRRSVSLFEPRPELNHATNAVSIIGRRSITENLFLDRRASTSTYDYRTDPEGKFLTMSMGPIALVMGGIDLEYFFSRTDNHKMGAGTKLPHNVMGLIGVANGADGDLRTGLPSQMIEIHDPVRLLVIIEHYPDVALKVIKSQTANYSFYENYWVHCLALHPDTGELWLYKDGSFSKIYKPLLNDLETVSDLSALMERAKKAESIETLDAVQENLPVYFIEKKERVKK
- a CDS encoding proton-conducting transporter membrane subunit, coding for MTMPLLTSLLGLFIIIPLIGFGLTMLVPKKNEDAISWIAYSTVGSHMVLAWIFLVLWLFSGYPTLETIELILYNTESYKFFISFYFDKITAVYLFVGSFLCFLVTVYSRWYLHRERGYKRFFNTILFFFIGYNIIIFSGNFETLFIGWEVLGITSFLLIGFYRERYLPVKNALKVFTVFRVADMGLILVIWMSHHLWHENITFSKLMHPELVAQTLEGNTTLGILIGLMLLLAAAVKSGQLPFSSWVPRAMEGPTPSSAIFYGSLSVHLGVFLLLRTFPFWENQIVVVAPVILLGVGTAVVATLISRVQSSIKTQIAYSSVAQIGIIFVEVALGFYDLALIHLAGNAFLRTYQLLVSPSAVTFLLRDQFYNFVPREYIDKHSTSKQIEYAAYMLSVKEFNLDSFMYFFFWDPVKWIGRKLNLVLSGTGGFIIATTLFLVGLACLYYEQSLPVGVQQFLPTLFAFIALIVVLKSFSERMSPQLSWYFVIMNHLWVALAISFYDEVTTREIVIYISGILLSGLVGYACLAQLKSLEPKVDLKEPQGQGHVYEYPTQAFIFLLACLGLMGFPITPSFLGIDLIFTHIHTDQIVFAFILALSFIIVGLSLVRIYSRVYLGPHVKTYHAVPFKNS